In one Paenibacillus sp. JQZ6Y-1 genomic region, the following are encoded:
- the serC gene encoding 3-phosphoserine/phosphohydroxythreonine transaminase, whose product MTKRAYNFNAGPAALPLEVLERAQKQFVDYEGTGMSIMEMSHRGAVYEGVHNEAEQRLLSLFGNPKGYKVLFLQGGASTQFAMLPMNLLTEGKVGSYVDTGSWASKAISEAKLIGETQVAASSKADNYMKIPAFDTFDIPENAAYVHITSNETIGGVQFYEFPDTGDVPLIVDMSSDILSRPLDISQFGMIYAGAQKNLGPSGVTVVIAREELINESPSHIPTIFRYSTHASNGSLYNTPPSFAIYMVNEVLKWIEEKGGLEGIATLNEQKATLIYDAIDNSNGFYKGAADFSSRSLMNVTFRLQTEELEKAFVKASEAAGMIGLKGHRSVGGLRASIYNAVPYESCQALVDFMKEFQKNHG is encoded by the coding sequence ATGACCAAGAGAGCATACAATTTCAATGCAGGTCCTGCAGCGTTGCCGCTGGAGGTACTGGAACGCGCCCAGAAACAGTTTGTAGACTATGAAGGTACAGGAATGTCCATTATGGAAATGTCGCACCGTGGAGCTGTCTACGAGGGCGTACATAACGAAGCAGAGCAGCGTCTGTTGTCTCTGTTTGGCAACCCGAAGGGTTACAAAGTATTATTCCTGCAAGGTGGAGCAAGCACGCAATTTGCAATGCTGCCGATGAACCTTTTGACGGAAGGGAAAGTAGGTAGCTATGTAGATACTGGTAGCTGGGCAAGCAAAGCGATCAGTGAAGCCAAGTTGATCGGTGAAACGCAAGTTGCTGCTTCCAGCAAAGCGGACAACTATATGAAAATACCTGCTTTTGATACCTTTGATATTCCAGAGAATGCTGCTTACGTGCATATTACCTCCAACGAAACGATTGGTGGGGTGCAGTTTTATGAGTTTCCAGATACGGGCGATGTGCCATTGATTGTAGATATGTCTAGTGATATTCTGAGTCGTCCGCTAGATATTAGTCAGTTTGGTATGATCTATGCAGGTGCTCAGAAGAATCTGGGTCCATCCGGCGTAACGGTTGTCATTGCTCGTGAGGAGCTGATTAACGAGTCGCCATCGCATATTCCGACCATTTTCCGTTATAGCACGCATGCGAGCAACGGCTCTCTGTACAATACGCCGCCATCGTTTGCGATCTATATGGTCAATGAAGTATTGAAATGGATTGAAGAGAAGGGCGGTCTGGAAGGCATCGCTACTCTGAATGAGCAAAAGGCTACGCTGATTTACGATGCGATCGATAACAGCAATGGCTTCTACAAAGGAGCTGCTGATTTTTCGAGTCGCTCCCTGATGAATGTTACTTTTAGGCTGCAAACGGAAGAACTGGAAAAAGCCTTTGTTAAGGCATCCGAGGCTGCCGGTATGATCGGTTTGAAAGGTCATCGTAGCGTGGGCGGTCTGCGTGCTTCCATTTATAATGCTGTTCCTTACGAAAGCTGTCAGGCATTGGTCGATTTTATGAAAGAATTCCAGAAAAATCACGGTTAA
- a CDS encoding LysR family transcriptional regulator, with amino-acid sequence MNLIKLQIVELLNRHQKITAVADELGLKQPTVTFHMKSLEKEMGVTLFESRGGKIMLREPGKALLHYAVKINALAAESKRIVQEFGALERGQLRIGASYVPATYLLPDIIHRFSSSHPGVQVSIAVKTSPVTRDMLINHEIDLGIMLTEPFEHPALVKGLIGEDQLVVIFAPDHPLAFEPTLHIDKLQSSRLVLHSSDSSTRQMSDRWMQDTGLQPHHYVELDSAEAIKRAVMLGGYAAFLSRMAVEEEVRAGRLHMRTLPDQKLRRYLYYAYNKERHYSGLIHRFAECLNHYHESTEHV; translated from the coding sequence ATGAATCTAATCAAGCTACAAATTGTGGAGCTACTCAACCGTCACCAGAAAATCACTGCCGTCGCCGACGAATTGGGACTGAAACAGCCCACCGTCACTTTCCATATGAAAAGTCTAGAAAAAGAAATGGGCGTTACCTTGTTTGAATCGCGCGGTGGTAAAATTATGCTGCGTGAACCGGGCAAAGCCCTGCTTCACTATGCGGTCAAAATCAACGCACTCGCCGCCGAATCCAAGCGTATCGTGCAGGAATTCGGCGCATTGGAGCGCGGTCAGCTGCGCATTGGTGCCAGCTATGTCCCCGCAACATATCTGCTGCCCGACATCATCCATCGCTTTAGCAGCAGCCATCCCGGTGTGCAGGTATCCATCGCCGTCAAAACATCGCCCGTCACCCGTGATATGCTGATCAATCATGAGATCGATCTCGGTATTATGTTAACTGAGCCCTTTGAGCATCCTGCACTTGTAAAAGGGCTGATCGGTGAGGATCAGCTAGTCGTTATCTTCGCTCCAGATCATCCGCTAGCATTCGAACCAACCTTACATATCGACAAGCTGCAAAGCAGCCGTCTAGTCCTACACAGTAGCGATTCCAGCACACGCCAAATGAGCGACCGCTGGATGCAGGATACCGGACTGCAGCCACATCATTATGTAGAGCTTGATTCCGCCGAAGCGATCAAGCGCGCTGTCATGCTAGGTGGCTATGCTGCATTCCTATCGCGCATGGCAGTCGAAGAAGAAGTCCGCGCTGGACGATTACATATGCGTACACTGCCTGACCAGAAGCTGCGCCGATATTTGTACTACGCCTATAACAAGGAGCGCCACTATTCCGGTCTTATCCACCGCTTTGCCGAATGTCTGAACCACTATCATGAATCAACAGAACATGTATAA
- the trmL gene encoding tRNA (uridine(34)/cytosine(34)/5-carboxymethylaminomethyluridine(34)-2'-O)-methyltransferase TrmL — translation MALHIVLVEPEIPGNTGNIARTCAATGIHLHLVHPLGFKTDDATLKRAGLDYWHAVNIEHHDSFEEVQKSYSGHRFFYATTKAKNRYSDFTFQDGDFFVFGKETKGLPPELIAANPDTAIRMPMTGDVRSLNLSNSAAVIVYEALRQLDFPGLD, via the coding sequence ATGGCACTACACATCGTACTCGTGGAACCAGAGATACCAGGAAATACCGGCAATATTGCTAGAACATGCGCAGCTACGGGAATTCACCTGCATCTTGTACACCCGTTGGGCTTCAAAACAGATGATGCAACGCTGAAAAGAGCAGGATTGGATTACTGGCATGCAGTCAATATTGAGCACCACGATTCATTTGAAGAGGTTCAAAAGTCCTACTCAGGTCATCGTTTCTTTTATGCCACGACAAAGGCTAAAAACAGATACTCTGATTTTACATTTCAGGATGGCGATTTTTTCGTGTTTGGTAAAGAAACCAAAGGCTTACCGCCCGAGCTGATTGCGGCGAATCCCGATACAGCCATAAGAATGCCAATGACTGGTGATGTGCGTTCGCTAAACTTATCGAACTCCGCAGCCGTTATTGTTTATGAGGCGCTTCGGCAGCTGGATTTTCCCGGTCTCGATTAA
- the glnA gene encoding type I glutamate--ammonia ligase, whose translation MPVENVLKLAQENNIEWFDFRFVDLSGRAHHISLPSSEVDEDTFVNGVAFDGSSIPGFRGIEESDMVMMPDPESVFIDPFTAHPTINVMCNIYTPDGERYERDPRGIAEKAEEFLQSSGVGTAAFFAPESEFFIFDDVRYQSDINVSAYSVDSNEGFWNTNRKEEGGNLGFKIRKKGGYVPVAPVDSQQDIRSEMCRLLEEAGLKIERHHHEVATAGQAEINFRFDTLKFTADNLLKYKYIVHNTAQQYGKTATFMPKPLFGDNGSGMHVHQSIFNGDEPLFYEKGGYANLSEMALHYIGGILYHAPALIALTNPSTNSFKRLVPGYEAPVNLVFSKGNRSAAVRIPVAAVTPKGCRIEFRTPDSTANPYLAFSAMLMAGLDGIKNKRDPRELGYGPFDKNIYELSDADKEGIRSVPASLEEALDELEKNHEFLTEGDVFTKDFIANYIAFKRAEAKDVAIRVHPHEFSLYYDC comes from the coding sequence ATGCCGGTAGAAAATGTATTGAAGCTCGCACAGGAAAACAATATTGAGTGGTTCGATTTCCGTTTCGTAGATTTGTCGGGACGTGCACACCATATTTCACTGCCATCTAGCGAAGTTGATGAGGATACTTTTGTGAATGGTGTAGCGTTTGACGGTTCTTCTATTCCAGGCTTCCGCGGTATTGAAGAGTCCGATATGGTTATGATGCCGGATCCTGAATCTGTATTTATCGATCCGTTTACCGCTCATCCGACAATCAACGTAATGTGCAACATCTACACACCAGATGGCGAGCGCTATGAGCGTGACCCACGCGGTATCGCCGAGAAAGCAGAAGAATTCCTGCAATCCAGCGGTGTAGGTACAGCGGCATTTTTCGCTCCTGAATCCGAATTTTTCATCTTTGACGATGTTCGTTACCAAAGCGATATCAACGTATCCGCTTATTCCGTAGATTCCAACGAAGGTTTCTGGAATACGAACCGTAAAGAAGAAGGCGGCAACCTTGGTTTCAAAATCCGCAAAAAAGGCGGTTATGTACCAGTTGCTCCTGTTGACTCTCAGCAAGATATCCGCAGCGAAATGTGTCGCCTGCTGGAAGAAGCTGGTCTGAAAATCGAGCGCCATCACCACGAAGTAGCAACAGCTGGCCAAGCGGAAATCAACTTCCGTTTCGATACACTGAAATTCACAGCAGATAACCTGCTGAAATACAAATACATCGTGCACAACACAGCACAACAATACGGCAAGACAGCAACATTCATGCCGAAACCACTGTTTGGTGATAACGGTAGCGGTATGCACGTTCACCAATCCATCTTCAATGGCGACGAGCCGTTGTTCTATGAAAAAGGTGGCTATGCTAACCTGAGCGAAATGGCACTGCATTACATCGGCGGTATCCTGTACCATGCACCTGCTCTGATCGCACTGACAAACCCAAGCACCAACTCGTTCAAACGTCTGGTTCCTGGTTACGAAGCACCGGTTAACCTCGTATTCTCCAAAGGTAACCGTTCTGCTGCGGTACGTATCCCAGTAGCTGCTGTAACACCTAAAGGCTGTCGTATCGAGTTCCGCACACCGGACTCCACTGCTAACCCTTACCTGGCGTTCTCCGCTATGCTGATGGCTGGTCTGGACGGCATCAAAAACAAACGTGATCCTCGCGAACTGGGCTATGGTCCTTTCGACAAAAACATCTACGAGCTGTCCGATGCGGACAAAGAAGGTATCCGCAGCGTACCAGCTTCCCTGGAGGAAGCGCTGGATGAGCTGGAGAAAAACCATGAGTTCCTGACCGAAGGCGACGTATTTACTAAAGACTTTATCGCTAACTACATCGCGTTCAAACGTGCTGAAGCCAAAGACGTAGCGATCCGTGTACATCCGCACGAATTCAGCCTGTACTACGATTGCTAA
- a CDS encoding PLP-dependent aminotransferase family protein has product MKFSFASRVGKMPPFSVRPAADNQRRESWISLAEELPAEELFPLSQLGEAAGAVFSAGPLDLQYGDVAGSPELREWLHTRWQKDQKLVVDPSHILLTSGSQQTIDLLVRIYVNSGDVVLIESPAPPGCLQVLHLQGAKVVHVNCDADGMLPEHLEQLIATHQPKLLFVSPNFGNPTGRAWSLERRRQVLELCRQHELLVAEDDAYGDLHFGSEQVRSFRRRYPSLFQLDREQDGNHVLYIGSFSKTIVPALRIGWAAGDPQLIEVLSAAKQTADWQSSTMNQAILLRLLQSQRFDWDSHITMLNREYEIRLKLMLELLKRPNWRGTEVEMPVGGMFLWARLPDGLDGEELLSRALARGVSFLPGQRCYADGQGSSNIRLNFSHPGREELLLGMNLISEEIAELRSR; this is encoded by the coding sequence GTGAAGTTTTCATTTGCATCCAGGGTTGGCAAAATGCCGCCATTTTCAGTCAGACCGGCTGCGGACAATCAGCGTCGCGAATCTTGGATTTCGCTTGCGGAAGAGCTGCCGGCTGAAGAGTTGTTCCCGCTTTCCCAACTAGGTGAAGCGGCAGGGGCGGTATTTTCGGCAGGTCCGCTTGATTTGCAGTACGGAGATGTAGCCGGTTCGCCTGAATTGCGGGAATGGCTGCACACCCGCTGGCAAAAGGATCAAAAGCTGGTTGTCGATCCTTCTCATATTTTGCTTACGTCCGGTAGCCAGCAGACGATTGATTTGCTGGTGCGTATTTATGTAAATAGTGGTGATGTGGTGCTGATTGAATCACCTGCGCCACCGGGTTGTTTGCAGGTGCTACATTTGCAAGGGGCAAAGGTAGTGCACGTGAATTGTGATGCCGACGGTATGCTGCCGGAGCATCTGGAGCAATTGATTGCTACCCATCAACCTAAGCTGCTGTTTGTATCGCCCAACTTCGGCAATCCGACCGGACGTGCATGGAGTCTAGAGCGTCGTCGTCAGGTGCTGGAGCTTTGCCGCCAGCATGAGCTGCTGGTTGCAGAGGATGATGCGTATGGTGATCTGCATTTTGGATCGGAGCAGGTGCGTTCGTTCCGTCGTCGCTATCCCAGTTTATTTCAGCTGGATCGCGAGCAGGATGGGAATCATGTGCTGTATATCGGTTCATTCAGCAAAACGATTGTACCGGCGCTACGCATCGGCTGGGCAGCCGGTGATCCACAGCTGATTGAGGTGCTGTCGGCAGCCAAGCAGACGGCAGACTGGCAATCCAGTACGATGAACCAAGCGATTCTGCTGCGGTTGCTGCAATCACAGCGTTTTGACTGGGACAGCCATATTACGATGCTGAATCGGGAGTATGAGATTCGGCTCAAGCTGATGCTGGAATTGCTAAAACGTCCGAACTGGCGCGGTACGGAAGTCGAGATGCCGGTTGGTGGGATGTTTTTGTGGGCGCGTTTGCCGGATGGACTGGATGGAGAGGAATTGCTAAGTCGTGCATTGGCAAGAGGGGTATCCTTTTTGCCGGGTCAACGCTGTTATGCGGATGGACAGGGCAGCAGCAATATCCGCTTGAACTTTAGCCATCCGGGGCGTGAGGAATTGCTGCTAGGCATGAATCTGATCTCAGAAGAGATTGCTGAACTGCGAAGCCGCTGA
- a CDS encoding AbrB/MazE/SpoVT family DNA-binding domain-containing protein codes for MKPAGVVRKVDQLGRIVLPKSLRKRYQMNEGDPVEILVQGDHIILERYRPKCVFCGSMEEVSEFKDRYICAQCVTEMNLIPKNA; via the coding sequence ATGAAACCGGCAGGCGTTGTACGTAAAGTTGATCAATTGGGAAGAATCGTGTTACCTAAGTCTCTGCGTAAAAGATACCAAATGAACGAGGGTGACCCGGTCGAAATTCTGGTACAGGGCGATCATATTATTTTGGAAAGATATCGTCCGAAATGTGTATTTTGTGGCTCAATGGAAGAAGTAAGTGAATTCAAAGATCGCTACATTTGTGCTCAATGTGTAACAGAAATGAACCTGATTCCTAAAAATGCCTAA
- a CDS encoding response regulator transcription factor, whose translation MNSTWKVIIIDNHPALMLGTKLILEETNNLSVVGTASSVKEGLKLATRVKPHLILLDDSLPEGNAELYLRQIKRSNEQSHVIVLTGDNNLSLFAGLMSMGASGVLSKESSPAQLLHLISGLRQGLTVIPLSWLSQGVVPVPAQIPTDGYFELSPLEHNIMTQITQGFTYDKIAETIRVSRRSVDNYLRKIYDKLGVGSRAQAIEKYTLYSHTASFKGALESHPSVATVESGVTLDNVTPLSPAAAAKKVALDSSSGV comes from the coding sequence ATGAATAGTACCTGGAAGGTTATCATTATTGATAATCATCCCGCATTAATGCTGGGAACCAAATTGATACTGGAAGAGACCAACAATCTGAGTGTTGTCGGTACGGCAAGCTCAGTCAAAGAAGGGCTCAAATTGGCTACGCGTGTCAAACCGCATTTGATTTTGCTGGATGATTCGCTGCCGGAAGGTAATGCAGAATTATATTTGCGTCAGATCAAGCGTAGTAATGAGCAGAGCCATGTGATTGTATTGACCGGAGATAACAATCTATCGCTGTTTGCCGGATTGATGAGTATGGGCGCAAGCGGTGTATTGTCCAAAGAATCGTCGCCTGCCCAATTGCTGCATCTGATCAGCGGTTTGCGTCAAGGGTTAACAGTAATTCCGTTGTCATGGCTCAGTCAGGGCGTTGTGCCTGTACCTGCCCAAATACCGACCGATGGTTATTTTGAATTGTCTCCACTGGAACATAACATCATGACACAGATTACACAGGGGTTTACCTACGACAAGATCGCTGAGACGATCCGTGTAAGTCGGCGATCTGTGGATAATTATTTACGCAAAATTTATGACAAGCTTGGCGTTGGCAGCCGTGCGCAGGCGATTGAAAAATATACGCTGTACTCGCATACTGCTTCATTCAAAGGAGCGCTGGAGAGTCATCCCAGTGTCGCAACCGTGGAATCGGGCGTAACGCTTGATAATGTAACTCCACTTTCACCCGCCGCTGCCGCAAAAAAGGTTGCCCTCGATTCAAGTTCAGGTGTATGA
- a CDS encoding MBL fold metallo-hydrolase — translation MMELTILGGAGEHGRSSYLLRREDRYLLLDCGMELQQEHDVPAQMTYMLSRTQAVFLSHAHEDHSSGLPLLEQYGYTGDIWTTRATLKQLPVCLRIHEEHRNQQQYAIADQVSEEWSYPTVNEMAGAVAYGNDDQRLVYGDGERKPLSSLQFRYLEDVATPGEWTWLRPELQVCWGRAGHLPGSIWVAVNWYGKTIFYTGDYSAESRLLEVDRPLHHSRIISRAHPSPGQIPDLDLAIVDAAYGVDTDRQGNKLSQLSRYMKETLKRGGTVLLPVPLYGRGQELILWAREQFAQIPILVEQDLLEALELFAAEPRWLRSDGAERIRQLLNHPLLYRLTDEHSREELFRQHPSSILFTDDGMLQSLKAQQHYTRIATSADNRVIFTGDLAHGSFGRLLLMDMEHRGCQIHHVRYKVHQGLPDVRQMLLDLKSPRTLLVHATRPRTDGLALRLEQEGFQQVHSLQPEDQLYF, via the coding sequence ATGATGGAACTTACGATTCTTGGCGGCGCGGGCGAGCATGGACGATCCAGTTATCTGCTGAGGCGGGAAGACCGTTATTTGCTGCTTGATTGCGGGATGGAACTGCAACAGGAGCATGATGTTCCTGCCCAAATGACGTATATGTTATCACGAACACAGGCTGTCTTTTTGTCACACGCGCATGAGGATCACAGTTCCGGTTTGCCGCTATTGGAGCAGTATGGATATACGGGCGATATTTGGACAACACGGGCTACGCTCAAGCAATTGCCTGTTTGCCTTCGTATCCATGAGGAGCATCGGAATCAGCAGCAATATGCAATTGCTGATCAGGTGTCAGAGGAGTGGTCATATCCTACTGTTAACGAAATGGCAGGTGCAGTAGCGTATGGGAATGACGATCAGCGATTGGTCTACGGCGATGGTGAGCGAAAGCCGCTATCCTCTTTACAATTCCGCTATCTGGAAGATGTCGCAACACCGGGAGAATGGACGTGGTTACGCCCCGAATTGCAAGTGTGCTGGGGGCGTGCGGGTCATTTGCCGGGTTCAATCTGGGTTGCGGTCAACTGGTATGGCAAAACGATCTTTTATACCGGTGATTATAGTGCCGAATCGCGGCTGCTGGAAGTGGATCGTCCGCTGCATCATTCGCGTATCATCTCGCGTGCGCATCCATCGCCCGGGCAAATTCCAGATCTGGATCTGGCGATTGTGGATGCGGCATATGGAGTAGATACAGATCGGCAGGGAAACAAGTTGTCTCAGCTAAGCCGGTATATGAAGGAAACGCTGAAGCGCGGTGGGACGGTTCTGCTACCCGTGCCATTGTATGGACGCGGACAGGAATTGATACTATGGGCGCGTGAGCAGTTTGCCCAGATTCCGATTCTGGTCGAGCAGGATTTGCTGGAAGCGCTAGAGCTATTCGCAGCCGAGCCACGCTGGTTGCGTAGCGATGGGGCAGAGCGAATACGGCAGCTATTGAATCATCCACTGCTATATCGGCTGACGGATGAGCATTCACGCGAGGAACTGTTTCGTCAGCATCCAAGCTCGATTTTGTTTACCGATGACGGGATGCTACAATCGCTTAAGGCACAGCAGCATTATACTCGTATTGCGACGAGTGCGGATAATCGGGTGATTTTTACCGGTGATCTGGCGCATGGCTCATTCGGACGATTGCTGCTGATGGATATGGAGCATCGTGGCTGTCAGATTCATCATGTGCGCTATAAGGTGCATCAGGGACTGCCAGATGTTAGGCAAATGCTACTCGACCTGAAAAGCCCCCGTACTTTGCTTGTACATGCGACTCGTCCGCGTACCGATGGACTGGCACTACGGCTAGAGCAGGAAGGCTTTCAGCAGGTGCATTCGCTGCAACCAGAAGATCAGTTATATTTTTAG
- a CDS encoding type B 50S ribosomal protein L31 — protein sequence MKKEGHPKFQQAIFLDPSCGYKFLSGTTKHSSETMEWEDGNTYPVIRVDTSSASHPFYTGKQRNADVGGRVDKFNKKYGLK from the coding sequence ATGAAAAAAGAAGGACATCCTAAATTTCAACAGGCTATTTTCCTGGATCCAAGCTGTGGATATAAATTCCTGAGCGGAACAACTAAACATTCCAGCGAAACAATGGAATGGGAAGATGGCAACACTTACCCTGTAATTCGTGTGGATACTAGCTCTGCTTCCCACCCGTTCTACACTGGTAAACAAAGAAACGCAGACGTGGGTGGCCGCGTAGACAAGTTCAACAAAAAATACGGCTTGAAATAA
- a CDS encoding phosphodiester glycosidase family protein, with protein sequence MTMRVKTVNRFFLLALAPFIGLLIVMLLQPKQLTVSLDLDTYKPQTTLTNQSTSIMNGLDQAEQVAAQTSASIEKTTRLYNQTTATMSSIVQSASTQAAKPEQIYNKRITSKLGAAAERVNSDRIHIELFRLNPGSYKAYAMKIKLLDPGAMKMTLGKDTFGGAETTMTAVQRYGAIAGINAGGFADSGGKRYPLSTTVLDGKYLNGFQATFKDLFFVGLNRSGQLIGGKFNSQANLDALSPSFGASFVPVLIKNGKKVAIPDKWQKTPLRAPRTVIGKYKDDQLIIIAADGYNENGSSGATLKELQDKLYKMGVVDAYNLDGGGSTSLILNGRVVNHPSDGNLRPVATNFLFFK encoded by the coding sequence ATGACGATGCGTGTCAAAACTGTTAATCGTTTCTTCCTGCTGGCACTCGCTCCTTTTATCGGGCTGTTGATCGTCATGCTGCTGCAACCGAAGCAGCTGACTGTATCGCTAGATTTGGATACGTATAAGCCGCAAACCACACTGACGAATCAATCTACCTCTATTATGAATGGATTGGATCAAGCGGAACAGGTAGCGGCGCAAACATCGGCGTCGATTGAAAAAACAACGCGTCTGTATAATCAGACAACCGCCACCATGTCGTCCATCGTACAGTCTGCATCCACACAAGCTGCCAAGCCAGAGCAAATCTACAACAAGCGCATTACATCCAAGCTGGGCGCCGCTGCTGAGCGTGTGAACAGCGACCGGATTCATATTGAGCTGTTCCGACTGAATCCCGGCTCCTACAAGGCGTACGCGATGAAGATCAAGCTACTGGACCCGGGTGCGATGAAAATGACCCTAGGCAAAGACACTTTCGGCGGTGCAGAAACCACGATGACTGCGGTGCAGCGCTATGGCGCTATCGCTGGTATTAATGCAGGCGGATTTGCCGATTCCGGTGGTAAACGCTATCCGCTCAGTACAACCGTGCTGGATGGCAAATATCTTAACGGCTTTCAGGCGACATTCAAGGACCTGTTTTTCGTAGGTCTGAATCGCTCTGGTCAGCTGATCGGTGGCAAATTCAACAGTCAAGCAAATCTGGATGCGCTCAGCCCGTCGTTTGGCGCTTCCTTTGTCCCTGTATTGATCAAAAACGGGAAAAAGGTCGCGATCCCTGACAAATGGCAAAAAACGCCGTTACGCGCTCCTCGTACCGTGATCGGCAAATACAAAGACGACCAACTGATCATCATCGCTGCCGACGGCTACAACGAAAATGGCAGCTCTGGCGCTACGCTCAAGGAATTACAGGATAAGCTGTACAAAATGGGCGTTGTCGATGCGTATAACCTAGACGGCGGCGGCTCCACCTCGCTGATCTTGAACGGACGCGTCGTCAATCATCCCTCCGACGGCAATCTGCGTCCGGTGGCAACTAATTTCCTGTTCTTCAAATAA
- a CDS encoding DUF2161 family putative PD-(D/E)XK-type phosphodiesterase — protein sequence MAVQKESELYLPIKHFFALQGYDIKSEVRHCDLVGTHQSDPEPLIIEIKKTFNLALILQGLERQTLSSNVYVAVERNRAKKGAHNQRWSELIQLCQRLQLGLITVTFYQTKSPLVEVLCTPVRSNAPISSPRKGSKRARLAKELAERSGDYNLGGSTGVPLITAYREKALRVAHALGDQEAISPATLRQSSGVPLAASIMQQNYYGWFERIARGQYRLTASGKQALRDYEHIIQRFGQL from the coding sequence ATGGCTGTTCAAAAAGAAAGCGAATTGTATCTTCCCATCAAGCACTTTTTCGCCCTTCAGGGCTACGATATTAAAAGCGAAGTCCGGCATTGCGATCTGGTCGGCACGCATCAGAGCGATCCCGAACCGCTCATTATCGAGATCAAAAAGACCTTCAATCTCGCCTTAATCCTGCAAGGATTGGAGCGGCAAACGCTCAGCAGCAATGTATACGTCGCCGTCGAACGCAATCGCGCCAAAAAGGGAGCACACAACCAGCGCTGGAGCGAGCTGATTCAGCTCTGTCAGCGTCTACAGCTCGGTCTGATCACCGTTACCTTTTACCAAACAAAAAGCCCACTCGTCGAGGTTCTGTGCACGCCTGTGCGGAGTAATGCACCCATATCATCTCCACGCAAAGGCAGCAAACGCGCGCGCCTTGCCAAAGAACTCGCAGAGCGCAGTGGTGACTACAACCTCGGCGGCAGCACCGGTGTTCCACTCATTACCGCGTACCGTGAAAAGGCGCTGCGCGTCGCTCATGCACTCGGCGATCAGGAAGCCATCTCCCCCGCCACCTTGCGTCAATCGAGCGGCGTACCGCTGGCGGCATCCATTATGCAGCAAAATTACTATGGTTGGTTTGAACGTATCGCACGCGGACAATACCGCCTCACTGCATCCGGTAAGCAAGCGTTGCGCGATTATGAGCACATTATTCAGCGCTTTGGGCAGCTGTAA